A section of the Echeneis naucrates chromosome 12, fEcheNa1.1, whole genome shotgun sequence genome encodes:
- the anxa4 gene encoding annexin A4: protein MAAIGNRGTVTEAAGFDPSADAQRLRDAMKGAGTDEAAITDVLAHRTIAQRQRIKEAFKQTVGKDLADELSSELSGNFRSVVLGLLMLQPVYDAYELRTAMKGAGTEEACLIDILASRTNAEIKTINAVYKKEYEKNLEDAVCGDTSGMFQRVLVSLLTAGRDETDKVDEAQAILDAKEIYEAGEARWGTDEVKFLTVLCVRNRNHLLRVFEEYQKISGRDIEDSIKREMSGCLEDVFLAIVKCMRNKPAFFAERLYKSMKGLGTTDSVLIRIMVSRAEIDMLDIKAQFQKMYGKTLYSFIKGDTSGDYRKILLQLCGGE, encoded by the exons ATGGCAGCG ATCGGAAACCGTGGAACAGTGACTGAGGCAGCTGGATTTGACCCAAGCGCAGATGCCCAGAGGCTTAGAGATGCCATGAAGGGAGCTG GCACTGATGAGGCAGCAATCACCGATGTCCTAGCACACCGCACCATTGCCCAAAGGCAGCGCATCAAAGAGGCGTTCAAGCAAACTGTTGGGAAG GACCTGGCTGATGAACTCTCCTCAGAGCTAAGTGGGAACTTCAGGAGTGTTGTTCTTGGTCTCCTGATGCTGCAACCTGTGTATGATGCTTATGAGCTGAGAACCGCAATGAAG GGGGCTGGAACAGAAGAGGCTTGTCTCATTGACATTCTCGCTTCAAGGACAAACGCTGAAATAAAAACCATCAATGCAGTCTACAAAAAAG AATACGAAAAAAACCTGGAAGATGCTGTGTGTGGAGACACATCTGGGATGTTTCAGAGAGTTCTGGTCTCTTTACTCACA GCTGGTCGGGATGAAACTGATAAGGTGGACGAGGCCCAGGCTATCCTCGATGCCAAG GAAATCTATGAGGCTGGTGAGGCCCGATGGGGCACAGACGAAGTCAAATTCCTCACAGTGCTTTGTGTGAGGAACCGAAACCATCTCTTGCGAG TGTTTGAGGAGTATCAGAAGATTTCTGGAAGAGACATTGAGGACAGCATCAAGAGGGAGATGTCTGGCTGTCTGGAGGACGTCTTCCTCGCCATAG TGAAATGCATGAGGAACAAGCCAGCGTTCTTTGCAGAGCGTTTATACAAATCAATGAAg GGGCTGGGCACCACAGACAGTGTCCTCATCAGAATAATGGTGTCCAGGGCTGAAATTGACATGTTGGATATTAAGGCGCAGTTCCAGAAGATGTATGGCAAGACTCTGTACTCTTTCATCAAG GGGGACACATCTGGTGACTACCGCAAaatcctgctgcagctgtgtggagGCGAGTAA
- the LOC115051626 gene encoding AP2-associated protein kinase 1-like isoform X3 has protein sequence MRKFFDSRRELVSSGPGSGGGGGGGGSGSGHAGGNFIGRAFTVGRHQVTVEEIIAEGGFAIVFLVRTNQGVRCALKRMYVNNEHDLQVCKREIQIMKDLVGHKNIVGYLDSSTTAMGSRDVWEVLILMDYCKGGQVVNLMNQRLQTGFTEAEVLQIFCDTCDAVSRLHQRKTPIIHRDLKVENILLHDKGHYVLCDFGSATNKFQSPQTEGVAAVEEEIKKYTTLSYRAPEMVNLYNNKIITTKADIWALGCLLYKVCFFTLPFGESQVAICDGSFTIPDNSRYSYDLHCLIRYMLEPDPDIRPDIYQVSYFAFKLAQRTCPVQNVKNSPIPSKLPEPIKASEAAAAKKSQTKPRLTDPIPTTETSITPRQRPKAAHTQPAAGILPIQPAALTPRKRANLPGGAAQPVGVSLDLSQPAAALQSQKAQTSALPLIQSQNSSSQAVAPQKQVVQPVATTGAETAAVVSPVTKTDVQPQVQPTVHQQTTSPSVGSAASQQAAPTPSSPAPPQRPARRKQASQVPQPVAQPSPSKAASTQPPVTQQQQIMQPAVALAQPASTEISQKPSEATPLASPKTTEEQGHQRVPSDTTANSVAAADPQQMQDAALNQSLASQPCTSQPVEIGVGDAVQDQSIVGPTVPASCGAANTPTQPAWNPFDDDNFTNLATAEFKTEEKKSSDLPSDTEITSSEELIPGLLALNVENEPHETVERPLAIIDVDSGASMLAVPDPFHTLELSDAPEKLIEGLKSPDTSSLMLPDLLSLSDPFGGSVEESAKDSLTADDSLLGCSLISGPPVPPAASSTTTSISSAPMSAASVLDDFSLLAGDSTQPKADSSLLITDFEPQQGSGEAGTEDEFDPIPVTGRKNSQVSGGHSRSNSGGSESSLPSLARSLILVDQLIDL, from the exons ATGAGGAAGTTCTTTGATTCCCGTCGGGAGTTGGTCAGCTCCGGGCCCGGttctggaggaggaggcggcggcggcggctccGGGTCCGGTCACGCAGGCGGAAATTTCATTGGACGAGCCTTCACTGTCGGGCGACACCAAGTCACTGTCGAGGAGATTATTGCTGAAG GTGGTTTCGCGATCGTGTTCCTTGTCCGAACAAATCAAGGGGTACGTTGTGCCCTGAAGAGGATGTATGTCAACAATGAACATGATCTGCAAGTGTGCAAACGTGAGATTCAAATAATG AAAGACCTTGTTGGTCACAAGAACATTGTTGGTTATTTGGACTCCAGTACCACAGCCATGGGCTCAAGGGATGTATGGGAGGTTCTTATACTTATGGACTACTGCAAAG ggggACAGGTGGTCAATTTGATGAACCAGAGACTGCAGACTGGTTTTACTGAGGCGGAGGTGCTGCAGATCTTCTGTGACACCTGTGACGCCGTTTCTCGCCTGCACCAGCGCAAGACACCCATCATCCACAGAGACCTAAAG GTGGAGAACATCCTTCTGCATGACAAGGGTCATTACGTGCTGTGTGACTTCGGCAGTGCTACTAATAAGTTCCAAAGTCCTCAGACTGAGGGAGTGGCTGCCGTGGAGGAAGAGATAAAAAA GTACACCACTTTATCATATCGAGCTCCTGAAATGGTGAATctgtacaacaacaaaattattACCACAAAAGCAGATATCTGG GCACTGGGCTGTTTGCTGTACAAGGTTTGCTTCTTCACTCTGCCCTTTGGTGAAAGCCAGGTGGCCATCTGTGATGGCAGTTTCACCATTCCAGATAACTCGCGCTACTCTTATGATCTTCACTGCCTCATTC GGTACATGTTGGAACCAGACCCAGACATCAGACCAGATATCTACCAGGTGTCCTACTTTGCTTTTAAACTAGCTCAGCGGACATGCCCTGTTCAGAATGTGAAG AATTCTCCAATACCTTCTAAACTTCCTGAGCCGATCAAAGCAAGTGAGGCTGCCGCTGCAAAGAAGAGCCAAACTAAGCCCAG ACTGACAGATCCAATTCCCACCACTGAAACCTCCATCACCCCTCGCCAGAGGCCCAAAGCAGCCCATACCCAGCCTGCTGCTGGCATCCTACCCATCCAGCCTGCTGCTCTCACCCCTCGCAAGCGGGCTAATCTCCCTGGTGGCGCAGCTCAGCCTGTGG GAGTCAGTTTAGACCTCTCCCAGCCAGCTGCAGCACTGCAGTCACAGAAGGCGCAGACTTCAGCTCTGCCTCTCATCCAGTCGCAAAACAGTTCCAGTCAGGCTGTGGCTCCACAGAAGCAG GTTGTGCAGCCAGTTGCTACTACAGGAGCAGAGACTGCAGCCGTAGTATCACCAGTGACCAAGACTGATGTCCAACCTCAAGTACAGCCAACAGTCCATCAACAGACCACATCTCCTTCTGTGGGCAGCGCTGCGTCTCAGCAGGCAGCACCCACTCCATCTAGTCCAGCCCCACCCCAACGCCCAGCCAGACGCAAGCAGGCCAGCCAGGTTCCACAGCCGGTGGCACAACCTTCGCCCAGCAAAGCCGCCTCTACTCAACCTCCGGtaactcagcagcagcagataatGCAGCCAGCAGTTGCCCTGGCTCAGCCTGCCTCCACTGAGATCAGCCAAAAACCGTCTGAGGCT aCTCCACTTGCTTCTCCAAAGACAACTGAAGAACAGGGCCATCAGCGAGTCCCGAGTGACACCACAGCAAATAGTGTCGCTGCAGCTGATCCACAACAGATGCAAGATGCTGCCCTCAACCA ATCACTTGCATCTCAACCATGCACCTCCCAGCCTGTGGAGATCGGGGTCGGAGATGCAGTCCAGGACCAAAGTATAGTTGGACCCACAGTTCCTGCTTCTTGCGGTGCCGCCAACACCCCGACACAACCCGCATGGAACCCGTTTGATGACGACAACTTCACTAATCTCGCTACTGCAGAAttcaaaacagaagagaaaaagtcCAGTG ACCTACCTTCAGACACTGAGATAACATCCTCTGAAGAGTTGATACCAGGCCTACTGGCCTTAAATGTGGAAAATGAACCCCATGAAACTG TTGAAAGGCCTTTAGCCATTATTGATGTGGATTCAGGAGCCTCAATGTTGGCTGTCCCAGATCCTTTCCATACACTTGAACTGTCGGATGCACCGG AGAAGCTTATTGAGGGACTCAAATCTCCAGACACATCATCACTGATGCTTCCTGACCTCTTATCATTGTCTGATCCCTTTGGTGGCTCTGTGGAAGAGTCTgcaaaag ACTCCCTCACTGCAGACGACTCCCTCTTGGGCTGCTCTCTGATCTCTGGCCCACCTGTCCCTCCAGCAGCGAGCAGTACCACCACCTCTATCTCCTCTGCCCCCATGTCTGCTGCCTCTGTTTTGGATGATTTCAGTCTGTTGGCtggagactccacacagccTAAAGCAG aCTCGTCTCTCCTGATCACAGACTTTGAACCCCAGCAGGGCAGCGGAGAGGCAGGCACGGAGGATGAGTTTGATCCTATTCCTGTCACAGGCCGAAAGAACTCCCAGG TTTCAGGAGGCCACTCGCGCAGTAACAGTGGTGGCTCTGAATCCAGCCTGCCCAGCTTGGCCCGCTCCCTGATACTGGTGGACCAGCTCATCGACTTGTAG
- the LOC115051626 gene encoding AP2-associated protein kinase 1-like isoform X1 produces MRKFFDSRRELVSSGPGSGGGGGGGGSGSGHAGGNFIGRAFTVGRHQVTVEEIIAEGGFAIVFLVRTNQGVRCALKRMYVNNEHDLQVCKREIQIMKDLVGHKNIVGYLDSSTTAMGSRDVWEVLILMDYCKGGQVVNLMNQRLQTGFTEAEVLQIFCDTCDAVSRLHQRKTPIIHRDLKVENILLHDKGHYVLCDFGSATNKFQSPQTEGVAAVEEEIKKYTTLSYRAPEMVNLYNNKIITTKADIWALGCLLYKVCFFTLPFGESQVAICDGSFTIPDNSRYSYDLHCLIRYMLEPDPDIRPDIYQVSYFAFKLAQRTCPVQNVKNSPIPSKLPEPIKASEAAAAKKSQTKPRLTDPIPTTETSITPRQRPKAAHTQPAAGILPIQPAALTPRKRANLPGGAAQPVGVSLDLSQPAAALQSQKAQTSALPLIQSQNSSSQAVAPQKQVVQPVATTGAETAAVVSPVTKTDVQPQVQPTVHQQTTSPSVGSAASQQAAPTPSSPAPPQRPARRKQASQVPQPVAQPSPSKAASTQPPVTQQQQIMQPAVALAQPASTEISQKPSEATPLASPKTTEEQGHQRVPSDTTANSVAAADPQQMQDAALNQSLASQPCTSQPVEIGVGDAVQDQSIVGPTVPASCGAANTPTQPAWNPFDDDNFTNLATAEFKTEEKKSSDLPSDTEITSSEELIPGLLALNVENEPHETVERPLAIIDVDSGASMLAVPDPFHTLELSDAPEKLIEGLKSPDTSSLMLPDLLSLSDPFGGSVEESAKDSLTADDSLLGCSLISGPPVPPAASSTTTSISSAPMSAASVLDDFSLLAGDSTQPKADSSLLITDFEPQQGSGEAGTEDEFDPIPVTGRKNSQDLQRELNSNICHGSVSVASVQFSEEKQRQKIQQRTAACVYNKHMFQSDEWSGQHHVIPTPSCFHFMPVNQVQVPHIQPPNSPITSDVFQLAPFKPPEKAGKTFSSACFSASPKSVEAFDVFLRAPFGKRQETAKANTHTFNSQHTQHKHSHLVPVSALQPRGIRPPPHSVLQQPLAVHRVISRIGQQAAVGSVAVGPLQSWAIGGKTLADPFTAAPFQPRCTQGKP; encoded by the exons ATGAGGAAGTTCTTTGATTCCCGTCGGGAGTTGGTCAGCTCCGGGCCCGGttctggaggaggaggcggcggcggcggctccGGGTCCGGTCACGCAGGCGGAAATTTCATTGGACGAGCCTTCACTGTCGGGCGACACCAAGTCACTGTCGAGGAGATTATTGCTGAAG GTGGTTTCGCGATCGTGTTCCTTGTCCGAACAAATCAAGGGGTACGTTGTGCCCTGAAGAGGATGTATGTCAACAATGAACATGATCTGCAAGTGTGCAAACGTGAGATTCAAATAATG AAAGACCTTGTTGGTCACAAGAACATTGTTGGTTATTTGGACTCCAGTACCACAGCCATGGGCTCAAGGGATGTATGGGAGGTTCTTATACTTATGGACTACTGCAAAG ggggACAGGTGGTCAATTTGATGAACCAGAGACTGCAGACTGGTTTTACTGAGGCGGAGGTGCTGCAGATCTTCTGTGACACCTGTGACGCCGTTTCTCGCCTGCACCAGCGCAAGACACCCATCATCCACAGAGACCTAAAG GTGGAGAACATCCTTCTGCATGACAAGGGTCATTACGTGCTGTGTGACTTCGGCAGTGCTACTAATAAGTTCCAAAGTCCTCAGACTGAGGGAGTGGCTGCCGTGGAGGAAGAGATAAAAAA GTACACCACTTTATCATATCGAGCTCCTGAAATGGTGAATctgtacaacaacaaaattattACCACAAAAGCAGATATCTGG GCACTGGGCTGTTTGCTGTACAAGGTTTGCTTCTTCACTCTGCCCTTTGGTGAAAGCCAGGTGGCCATCTGTGATGGCAGTTTCACCATTCCAGATAACTCGCGCTACTCTTATGATCTTCACTGCCTCATTC GGTACATGTTGGAACCAGACCCAGACATCAGACCAGATATCTACCAGGTGTCCTACTTTGCTTTTAAACTAGCTCAGCGGACATGCCCTGTTCAGAATGTGAAG AATTCTCCAATACCTTCTAAACTTCCTGAGCCGATCAAAGCAAGTGAGGCTGCCGCTGCAAAGAAGAGCCAAACTAAGCCCAG ACTGACAGATCCAATTCCCACCACTGAAACCTCCATCACCCCTCGCCAGAGGCCCAAAGCAGCCCATACCCAGCCTGCTGCTGGCATCCTACCCATCCAGCCTGCTGCTCTCACCCCTCGCAAGCGGGCTAATCTCCCTGGTGGCGCAGCTCAGCCTGTGG GAGTCAGTTTAGACCTCTCCCAGCCAGCTGCAGCACTGCAGTCACAGAAGGCGCAGACTTCAGCTCTGCCTCTCATCCAGTCGCAAAACAGTTCCAGTCAGGCTGTGGCTCCACAGAAGCAG GTTGTGCAGCCAGTTGCTACTACAGGAGCAGAGACTGCAGCCGTAGTATCACCAGTGACCAAGACTGATGTCCAACCTCAAGTACAGCCAACAGTCCATCAACAGACCACATCTCCTTCTGTGGGCAGCGCTGCGTCTCAGCAGGCAGCACCCACTCCATCTAGTCCAGCCCCACCCCAACGCCCAGCCAGACGCAAGCAGGCCAGCCAGGTTCCACAGCCGGTGGCACAACCTTCGCCCAGCAAAGCCGCCTCTACTCAACCTCCGGtaactcagcagcagcagataatGCAGCCAGCAGTTGCCCTGGCTCAGCCTGCCTCCACTGAGATCAGCCAAAAACCGTCTGAGGCT aCTCCACTTGCTTCTCCAAAGACAACTGAAGAACAGGGCCATCAGCGAGTCCCGAGTGACACCACAGCAAATAGTGTCGCTGCAGCTGATCCACAACAGATGCAAGATGCTGCCCTCAACCA ATCACTTGCATCTCAACCATGCACCTCCCAGCCTGTGGAGATCGGGGTCGGAGATGCAGTCCAGGACCAAAGTATAGTTGGACCCACAGTTCCTGCTTCTTGCGGTGCCGCCAACACCCCGACACAACCCGCATGGAACCCGTTTGATGACGACAACTTCACTAATCTCGCTACTGCAGAAttcaaaacagaagagaaaaagtcCAGTG ACCTACCTTCAGACACTGAGATAACATCCTCTGAAGAGTTGATACCAGGCCTACTGGCCTTAAATGTGGAAAATGAACCCCATGAAACTG TTGAAAGGCCTTTAGCCATTATTGATGTGGATTCAGGAGCCTCAATGTTGGCTGTCCCAGATCCTTTCCATACACTTGAACTGTCGGATGCACCGG AGAAGCTTATTGAGGGACTCAAATCTCCAGACACATCATCACTGATGCTTCCTGACCTCTTATCATTGTCTGATCCCTTTGGTGGCTCTGTGGAAGAGTCTgcaaaag ACTCCCTCACTGCAGACGACTCCCTCTTGGGCTGCTCTCTGATCTCTGGCCCACCTGTCCCTCCAGCAGCGAGCAGTACCACCACCTCTATCTCCTCTGCCCCCATGTCTGCTGCCTCTGTTTTGGATGATTTCAGTCTGTTGGCtggagactccacacagccTAAAGCAG aCTCGTCTCTCCTGATCACAGACTTTGAACCCCAGCAGGGCAGCGGAGAGGCAGGCACGGAGGATGAGTTTGATCCTATTCCTGTCACAGGCCGAAAGAACTCCCAGG ACCTGCAGAGGGAGCTCAACAGTAACATATGTCATGGCTCAGTGTCTGTGGCTTCTGTGCAGTTCTCTGAGGAGAAGCAAAGGCAGAAGATCCAGCAGAGGACTGCCGCCTGTGTCTATAACAAACACATGTTTCAATCAGATGAGTGGAGCGGGCAGCATCATGTGATTCCGACTCCCTCCTGTTTTCACTTCATGCCTGTCAACCAAGTACAAGTACCCCACATCCAGCCTCCAAACAGCCCCATAACCTCTGATGTCTTCCAGCTGGCCCCTTTTAAACCTCCAGAGAAAGCAGGCAAGACTTTCAGCAGTGCCTGCTTTTCTGCATCTCCTAAATCTGTTGAGGCATTTGATGTTTTCCTCCGGGCGCCGTTTGGCAAGAGGCAGGAAACCGCCAAAgcaaacactcacacatttaactcacaacacacacaacacaaacacagtcacctGGTCCCAGTGTCTGCTCTTCAGCCTCGTGGtatccgcccccccccccactctgtgctgcagcagcctTTGGCGGTGCACCGGGTCATCTCCAGGATTGGTCAGCAGGCCGCCGTGGGTTCTGTGGCCGTGGGGCCTCTGCAATCCTGGGCTATAGGAGGAAAAACTCTGGCTGACCCATTTACCGCTGCACCTTTTCAGCCAAGATGCACTCAAGGAAAACCTTAA
- the LOC115051626 gene encoding AP2-associated protein kinase 1-like isoform X2, producing the protein MRKFFDSRRELVSSGPGSGGGGGGGGSGSGHAGGNFIGRAFTVGRHQVTVEEIIAEGGFAIVFLVRTNQGVRCALKRMYVNNEHDLQVCKREIQIMKDLVGHKNIVGYLDSSTTAMGSRDVWEVLILMDYCKGGQVVNLMNQRLQTGFTEAEVLQIFCDTCDAVSRLHQRKTPIIHRDLKVENILLHDKGHYVLCDFGSATNKFQSPQTEGVAAVEEEIKKYTTLSYRAPEMVNLYNNKIITTKADIWALGCLLYKVCFFTLPFGESQVAICDGSFTIPDNSRYSYDLHCLIRYMLEPDPDIRPDIYQVSYFAFKLAQRTCPVQNVKNSPIPSKLPEPIKASEAAAAKKSQTKPRLTDPIPTTETSITPRQRPKAAHTQPAAGILPIQPAALTPRKRANLPGGAAQPVGVSLDLSQPAAALQSQKAQTSALPLIQSQNSSSQAVAPQKQVVQPVATTGAETAAVVSPVTKTDVQPQVQPTVHQQTTSPSVGSAASQQAAPTPSSPAPPQRPARRKQASQVPQPVAQPSPSKAASTQPPTPLASPKTTEEQGHQRVPSDTTANSVAAADPQQMQDAALNQSLASQPCTSQPVEIGVGDAVQDQSIVGPTVPASCGAANTPTQPAWNPFDDDNFTNLATAEFKTEEKKSSDLPSDTEITSSEELIPGLLALNVENEPHETVERPLAIIDVDSGASMLAVPDPFHTLELSDAPEKLIEGLKSPDTSSLMLPDLLSLSDPFGGSVEESAKDSLTADDSLLGCSLISGPPVPPAASSTTTSISSAPMSAASVLDDFSLLAGDSTQPKADSSLLITDFEPQQGSGEAGTEDEFDPIPVTGRKNSQDLQRELNSNICHGSVSVASVQFSEEKQRQKIQQRTAACVYNKHMFQSDEWSGQHHVIPTPSCFHFMPVNQVQVPHIQPPNSPITSDVFQLAPFKPPEKAGKTFSSACFSASPKSVEAFDVFLRAPFGKRQETAKANTHTFNSQHTQHKHSHLVPVSALQPRGIRPPPHSVLQQPLAVHRVISRIGQQAAVGSVAVGPLQSWAIGGKTLADPFTAAPFQPRCTQGKP; encoded by the exons ATGAGGAAGTTCTTTGATTCCCGTCGGGAGTTGGTCAGCTCCGGGCCCGGttctggaggaggaggcggcggcggcggctccGGGTCCGGTCACGCAGGCGGAAATTTCATTGGACGAGCCTTCACTGTCGGGCGACACCAAGTCACTGTCGAGGAGATTATTGCTGAAG GTGGTTTCGCGATCGTGTTCCTTGTCCGAACAAATCAAGGGGTACGTTGTGCCCTGAAGAGGATGTATGTCAACAATGAACATGATCTGCAAGTGTGCAAACGTGAGATTCAAATAATG AAAGACCTTGTTGGTCACAAGAACATTGTTGGTTATTTGGACTCCAGTACCACAGCCATGGGCTCAAGGGATGTATGGGAGGTTCTTATACTTATGGACTACTGCAAAG ggggACAGGTGGTCAATTTGATGAACCAGAGACTGCAGACTGGTTTTACTGAGGCGGAGGTGCTGCAGATCTTCTGTGACACCTGTGACGCCGTTTCTCGCCTGCACCAGCGCAAGACACCCATCATCCACAGAGACCTAAAG GTGGAGAACATCCTTCTGCATGACAAGGGTCATTACGTGCTGTGTGACTTCGGCAGTGCTACTAATAAGTTCCAAAGTCCTCAGACTGAGGGAGTGGCTGCCGTGGAGGAAGAGATAAAAAA GTACACCACTTTATCATATCGAGCTCCTGAAATGGTGAATctgtacaacaacaaaattattACCACAAAAGCAGATATCTGG GCACTGGGCTGTTTGCTGTACAAGGTTTGCTTCTTCACTCTGCCCTTTGGTGAAAGCCAGGTGGCCATCTGTGATGGCAGTTTCACCATTCCAGATAACTCGCGCTACTCTTATGATCTTCACTGCCTCATTC GGTACATGTTGGAACCAGACCCAGACATCAGACCAGATATCTACCAGGTGTCCTACTTTGCTTTTAAACTAGCTCAGCGGACATGCCCTGTTCAGAATGTGAAG AATTCTCCAATACCTTCTAAACTTCCTGAGCCGATCAAAGCAAGTGAGGCTGCCGCTGCAAAGAAGAGCCAAACTAAGCCCAG ACTGACAGATCCAATTCCCACCACTGAAACCTCCATCACCCCTCGCCAGAGGCCCAAAGCAGCCCATACCCAGCCTGCTGCTGGCATCCTACCCATCCAGCCTGCTGCTCTCACCCCTCGCAAGCGGGCTAATCTCCCTGGTGGCGCAGCTCAGCCTGTGG GAGTCAGTTTAGACCTCTCCCAGCCAGCTGCAGCACTGCAGTCACAGAAGGCGCAGACTTCAGCTCTGCCTCTCATCCAGTCGCAAAACAGTTCCAGTCAGGCTGTGGCTCCACAGAAGCAG GTTGTGCAGCCAGTTGCTACTACAGGAGCAGAGACTGCAGCCGTAGTATCACCAGTGACCAAGACTGATGTCCAACCTCAAGTACAGCCAACAGTCCATCAACAGACCACATCTCCTTCTGTGGGCAGCGCTGCGTCTCAGCAGGCAGCACCCACTCCATCTAGTCCAGCCCCACCCCAACGCCCAGCCAGACGCAAGCAGGCCAGCCAGGTTCCACAGCCGGTGGCACAACCTTCGCCCAGCAAAGCCGCCTCTACTCAACCTCCG aCTCCACTTGCTTCTCCAAAGACAACTGAAGAACAGGGCCATCAGCGAGTCCCGAGTGACACCACAGCAAATAGTGTCGCTGCAGCTGATCCACAACAGATGCAAGATGCTGCCCTCAACCA ATCACTTGCATCTCAACCATGCACCTCCCAGCCTGTGGAGATCGGGGTCGGAGATGCAGTCCAGGACCAAAGTATAGTTGGACCCACAGTTCCTGCTTCTTGCGGTGCCGCCAACACCCCGACACAACCCGCATGGAACCCGTTTGATGACGACAACTTCACTAATCTCGCTACTGCAGAAttcaaaacagaagagaaaaagtcCAGTG ACCTACCTTCAGACACTGAGATAACATCCTCTGAAGAGTTGATACCAGGCCTACTGGCCTTAAATGTGGAAAATGAACCCCATGAAACTG TTGAAAGGCCTTTAGCCATTATTGATGTGGATTCAGGAGCCTCAATGTTGGCTGTCCCAGATCCTTTCCATACACTTGAACTGTCGGATGCACCGG AGAAGCTTATTGAGGGACTCAAATCTCCAGACACATCATCACTGATGCTTCCTGACCTCTTATCATTGTCTGATCCCTTTGGTGGCTCTGTGGAAGAGTCTgcaaaag ACTCCCTCACTGCAGACGACTCCCTCTTGGGCTGCTCTCTGATCTCTGGCCCACCTGTCCCTCCAGCAGCGAGCAGTACCACCACCTCTATCTCCTCTGCCCCCATGTCTGCTGCCTCTGTTTTGGATGATTTCAGTCTGTTGGCtggagactccacacagccTAAAGCAG aCTCGTCTCTCCTGATCACAGACTTTGAACCCCAGCAGGGCAGCGGAGAGGCAGGCACGGAGGATGAGTTTGATCCTATTCCTGTCACAGGCCGAAAGAACTCCCAGG ACCTGCAGAGGGAGCTCAACAGTAACATATGTCATGGCTCAGTGTCTGTGGCTTCTGTGCAGTTCTCTGAGGAGAAGCAAAGGCAGAAGATCCAGCAGAGGACTGCCGCCTGTGTCTATAACAAACACATGTTTCAATCAGATGAGTGGAGCGGGCAGCATCATGTGATTCCGACTCCCTCCTGTTTTCACTTCATGCCTGTCAACCAAGTACAAGTACCCCACATCCAGCCTCCAAACAGCCCCATAACCTCTGATGTCTTCCAGCTGGCCCCTTTTAAACCTCCAGAGAAAGCAGGCAAGACTTTCAGCAGTGCCTGCTTTTCTGCATCTCCTAAATCTGTTGAGGCATTTGATGTTTTCCTCCGGGCGCCGTTTGGCAAGAGGCAGGAAACCGCCAAAgcaaacactcacacatttaactcacaacacacacaacacaaacacagtcacctGGTCCCAGTGTCTGCTCTTCAGCCTCGTGGtatccgcccccccccccactctgtgctgcagcagcctTTGGCGGTGCACCGGGTCATCTCCAGGATTGGTCAGCAGGCCGCCGTGGGTTCTGTGGCCGTGGGGCCTCTGCAATCCTGGGCTATAGGAGGAAAAACTCTGGCTGACCCATTTACCGCTGCACCTTTTCAGCCAAGATGCACTCAAGGAAAACCTTAA